Proteins co-encoded in one Spiroplasma gladiatoris genomic window:
- a CDS encoding flavodoxin, translating to MKKILKWVFSIALISNLSIGTVSCSTSNINNEFDNKINENTKSKTIVVYFSWSNGTETMANYIANKLDVKTFKIERELPYSSNYSELSKDARNEAVNNLRPKMKEYPEYINNYDYILLGFPIWWHVAPMIIGSFLEHYNLDNKRIFPFIRSSAYLSEHLTRALNFLRDNSSKDAIIEKEVYSSSRNDVDNWLANTYLDKVKTLE from the coding sequence TTGAAAAAAATTTTAAAATGAGTATTTAGTATCGCGCTAATTTCCAATTTATCAATTGGTACCGTTAGTTGTTCTACATCTAATATAAATAACGAATTTGACAACAAAATAAATGAAAATACAAAATCAAAAACAATTGTGGTTTATTTTTCTTGATCGAATGGCACTGAAACTATGGCAAATTATATCGCAAACAAACTTGATGTAAAAACATTTAAAATTGAAAGAGAATTACCATATTCTTCAAATTACTCAGAATTATCAAAAGATGCAAGAAATGAAGCGGTAAATAACTTAAGACCAAAAATGAAAGAATATCCAGAATATATAAATAATTATGATTATATATTGTTAGGTTTTCCTATATGGTGACATGTTGCACCTATGATAATAGGTTCATTTTTAGAGCACTATAACTTAGATAATAAACGTATTTTTCCATTTATTAGATCTTCTGCTTATTTAAGTGAACATTTAACTAGAGCTTTAAACTTTTTAAGAGATAATTCATCAAAAGATGCCATTATAGAAAAAGAAGTTTATTCAAGTAGTAGAAACGATGTAGACAATTGACTTGCAAACACATATTTAGATAAAGTTAAAACTTTAGAATAG
- a CDS encoding MerR family transcriptional regulator, with the protein MNKKYYINNISKRYSISEHTLRYYDKKNILSCFKRDANGYRYVEEKDLRFIELVICLKKTKLSLKNIQRYLQLIEQGDTTMLERFKIIDKQLKLAIKMRKDIDDQIEFLKNKIKIFQKILI; encoded by the coding sequence ATGAATAAAAAATATTATATAAATAATATTTCAAAAAGATATTCTATATCTGAACATACACTCAGATATTATGATAAAAAAAATATTTTAAGTTGTTTTAAAAGAGATGCTAATGGATATCGTTATGTAGAAGAAAAAGATCTTAGATTTATAGAACTTGTAATTTGCTTAAAAAAAACAAAACTTAGCCTAAAAAATATTCAAAGATATTTGCAACTTATAGAGCAAGGCGATACTACAATGTTAGAAAGATTTAAAATAATAGATAAACAATTAAAATTAGCAATAAAAATGCGAAAAGATATTGATGATCAAATAGAATTTTTAAAAAATAAAATTAAAATTTTTCAAAAAATTTTAATTTAA
- a CDS encoding transposase, producing MAKQWSKNEKINIIEESKKIRITDAALKYDVSTSTVKRWKAELKTKGEGSLEWGNKIQIKRNIKKFKSHNWIFKDLDNMTTEELREALKLERALKKHLAKTTKENYFAIFNSSKKFTSTLICKYLGVSRFSYLKWLKSGKPMNKTTIKFLL from the coding sequence ATGGCAAAACAATGATCAAAAAACGAAAAAATTAATATTATTGAAGAATCTAAAAAAATTAGAATAACAGATGCTGCATTAAAATATGATGTTAGCACAAGTACAGTCAAAAGATGAAAAGCAGAACTTAAAACTAAAGGTGAAGGCTCTCTTGAATGAGGGAACAAAATTCAAATAAAAAGAAATATTAAGAAATTTAAATCTCATAATTGAATTTTTAAGGACCTTGACAATATGACAACAGAAGAATTAAGAGAAGCTTTAAAATTGGAACGAGCTCTAAAAAAGCATTTGGCGAAGACAACTAAGGAAAATTACTTCGCTATTTTTAATAGTTCAAAAAAGTTTACTTCAACATTAATTTGTAAATATTTAGGCGTTTCAAGATTTAGTTATTTAAAATGACTAAAAAGTGGAAAACCTATGAATAAAACTACAATCAAGTTCTTGCTATAA
- a CDS encoding IS3 family transposase, with the protein MRIFFWTIKNECIYTYKIKEWNYSNIYTVISDYIDYYNYVRFMLKHKKTPYEIRMEKVPF; encoded by the coding sequence GTGCGAATCTTTTTTTGAACAATAAAAAATGAATGTATTTATACTTATAAAATAAAAGAGTGAAATTATTCAAATATCTATACAGTAATTTCAGATTATATTGATTATTATAATTATGTTAGATTTATGTTGAAACATAAAAAAACTCCATACGAAATTCGTATGGAGAAAGTACCTTTTTAA
- a CDS encoding aldo/keto reductase, with the protein MKKIKLNDGNEMPFISFGTYQITDLELCEKVVLNALEVGYRAIDTAQSYFNEEAIGNALEKTNVARKDIFLTTKIWISNYNYNKTIESFYNSLKKLKTNYIDLVLVHQPFGYYREALSALLSLKKLGYIKSIGISNFYDDKLADLCLFNNSDFIPVINQIEVNPFFQRDKTIENNIKYGVKPMAWAPFAEGKNDIFNNSVLKKIANRHNKSVAQVILRWLYEQDIPFITKSINIERMKENISIFDFSLSNEDKEQIKSLDKGVSQFFNHNDIDGVEMIYSLVKKRNEIK; encoded by the coding sequence ATGAAAAAAATCAAATTAAATGATGGTAATGAAATGCCTTTTATATCTTTTGGTACATATCAAATAACAGATTTAGAACTATGTGAAAAAGTTGTTTTAAATGCTTTGGAAGTAGGATATAGGGCAATTGACACCGCACAAAGTTATTTCAACGAAGAGGCTATAGGTAATGCCCTAGAAAAAACAAATGTTGCAAGAAAGGACATATTTTTAACTACAAAAATATGAATTAGTAATTATAATTACAATAAAACAATTGAGTCATTTTATAATTCTTTAAAAAAATTGAAAACAAATTATATAGATTTAGTTTTAGTTCATCAACCTTTTGGTTATTATAGAGAAGCGTTATCTGCACTTTTAAGTCTTAAAAAGTTAGGTTATATAAAATCAATAGGTATATCAAATTTTTACGATGATAAATTGGCTGATTTATGCTTATTTAATAATAGCGATTTTATTCCAGTTATTAATCAAATAGAAGTGAATCCATTTTTTCAAAGAGACAAAACAATAGAAAATAACATAAAATATGGTGTAAAACCAATGGCATGAGCTCCATTTGCTGAGGGAAAAAATGATATATTTAATAACTCAGTATTAAAAAAAATTGCAAACAGACATAACAAATCAGTAGCACAAGTTATTTTAAGATGATTATACGAACAAGACATCCCATTTATCACAAAAAGTATTAATATCGAAAGAATGAAAGAAAATATTTCTATATTTGATTTTAGTTTATCTAACGAAGATAAAGAACAAATCAAGTCTTTAGATAAAGGGGTTTCTCAGTTTTTTAATCATAATGATATTGATGGTGTTGAAATGATATATTCGTTAGTGAAAAAGAGAAATGAAATTAAGTAG